A single Vigna radiata var. radiata cultivar VC1973A chromosome 8, Vradiata_ver6, whole genome shotgun sequence DNA region contains:
- the LOC106771235 gene encoding zeatin O-glucosyltransferase-like, which produces MASNGENLAQKNQVVVVLIPFSAQGHLNQLLHLSNLISSHNIPVHYVSTXXHIRQATLRHHESISNIHFHAFDVPTFVSPSPDPESDFPXHLIPSFEASMHLRDPVRKLLLSLSSETKRVIVIHDSAMASVAQDATNIPNVENYTFHITCAFSVYVHYWNRIGRPSVEAMNALKVPSLEGCFPTQFLDFLITQRDFLKFSDGFICNTSRVIDGDYIELMEVVTAGKKIWALGPFNPLAVEKKDSKERHSCXEWLDKQEXNSVXYVSFGTTTTLKVEQIHEVATGLEQSKQKFIWVVRDADKGDIFDENEAKRLDLPIGFXERVNGVGVVVRDWAPQLEILSHPSTGGFMSHCGWNSCLESITMGVPIATWPMHSDQPSNAALITEILKVGLVVKDWSERKALVTASDVENGVRRLMQTKEGDEMRERATRLKNGIHKSAEEGGVSRVEMDSFIAHVTK; this is translated from the exons ATGGCTTCTAATGGAGAAAATCTTGCTCAGAAAAACCAAGTGGTGGTGGTTTTGATACCTTTCTCTGCACAAGGCCATCTCAATCAGCTTCTGCATCTCTCAAACCTTATCTCATCACACAACATACCAGTTCATTATGTTTCCACTGNCNCTCACATTCGCCAAGCCACACTTCGACATCACGAATCCATTTCTAACATTCATTTCCATGCCTTTGATGTTCCAACCTTTGTTTCCCCTTCTCCCGATCCAGAAAGCGATTTCCCATNTCATCTAATTCCCTCCTTTGAGGCCTCTATGCATCTTCGAGACCCTGTCAGGAAACTGCTTCTATCCCTCTCCTCTGAAACCAAAAGGGTTATAGTCATCCATGACTCTGCCATGGCTTCAGTGGCACAAGATGCCACAAACATACCTAATGTTGAGAATTACACTTTTCACATCACATGCGCCTTTAGCGTCTACGTTCACTATTGGAACAGAATTGGAAGGCCTTCGGTTGAAGCCATGAACGCCCTTAAAGTTCCTTCTCTGGAAGGATGCTTCCCAACCCAATTCTTGGATTTCCTTATTACACAAAGAGATTTTCTCAAATTCAGTGATGGATTCATCTGCAACACAAGCAGGGTGATTGATGGTGATTACATTGAGTTGATGGAGGTTGTCACTGCTGGTAAAAAGATTTGGGCACTGGGACCGTTCAACCCTTTAGCCGTTGAGAAGAAAGATTCAAAAGAAAGGCACTCATGCATNGAGTGGCTTGATAAACAAGAGCNTAATTCAGTGATNTATGTGTCTTTTGGGACAACAACAACTTTGAAAGTGGAACAGATCCATGAGGTTGCAACTGGGTTGGAACAAAGCAAGCAGAAGTTCATCTGGGTGGTGAGAGATGCTGATAAAGGGGAcatctttgatgaaaatgaagcaaAAAGACTTGATCTTCCAATTGGGTTCGANGAGAGAGTGAACGGCGTGGGGGTGGTTGTGAGGGATTGGGCACCCCAATTGGAAATTCTGAGCCACCCTTCAACAGGAGGGTTTATGAGCCATTGTGGATGGAACTCGTGCTTGGAGAGCATAACCATGGGAGTGCCAATAGCAACATGGCCAATGCACTCTGACCAACCAAGTAACGCAGCTCTGATAACAGAGATTCTGAAGGTTGGTTTGGTTGTGAAGGATTGGTCAG AGAGGAAAGCGTTGGTGACTGCATCAGATGTTGAGAACGGTGTGAGAAGGTTGATGCAAACAAAGGAAGGTGATGAGATGAGAGAGAGAGCAACGAGGCTTAAAAATGGCATCCATAAGTCCGCGGAAGAAGGTGGAGTTTCTCGCGTGGAAATGGATTCTTTCATTGCTCACGTCACTAAATAA